One genomic segment of Flagellimonas marinaquae includes these proteins:
- a CDS encoding CPBP family intramembrane glutamic endopeptidase: protein MVILFIIGTLVNIPFSRELKRLKIEAGDTSVALSDSIATDLVQTSIYGLVLGVVLVLIGLWLAKSAQLGAPVIENIFSDTTDIKYQGFFKKLLFPIGHSVVLALVLLMAHKVTRAYFPVEIIIERPSKLFYAIVSFSAGITEEIMFRFGLMSLVVALIQFFRKAKTPSISVVWTGIIVSAVFFGLIHLPLSKSFSGLSLVTVSSTMIGNLITGSFFGWVYWKRGLLAAIIVHVVWDLVFHVVSSPYM, encoded by the coding sequence GTGGTTATTCTTTTTATAATTGGAACACTTGTCAACATTCCATTCAGCAGAGAATTAAAAAGACTAAAAATCGAAGCTGGTGATACAAGCGTAGCACTATCGGATTCAATTGCTACGGATTTAGTTCAAACAAGTATTTATGGCCTTGTTTTGGGTGTTGTTTTGGTTCTTATTGGCTTATGGTTGGCTAAGAGTGCACAATTGGGAGCACCGGTAATAGAAAATATCTTTTCGGATACAACAGATATAAAATATCAAGGTTTTTTTAAAAAGCTATTGTTTCCTATCGGTCATAGTGTAGTCTTGGCACTTGTATTACTAATGGCCCATAAAGTAACAAGAGCTTATTTTCCTGTGGAAATAATTATTGAAAGACCTTCAAAACTGTTTTACGCCATTGTGTCATTTTCAGCAGGAATTACGGAAGAGATTATGTTCCGGTTTGGGTTAATGTCTCTGGTCGTAGCCTTGATTCAGTTTTTTAGAAAAGCAAAAACGCCTTCGATAAGCGTGGTTTGGACGGGAATTATTGTATCTGCGGTATTTTTTGGTTTAATCCATTTACCATTATCAAAAAGCTTTTCTGGTCTTAGCTTGGTTACCGTTAGTTCTACGATGATAGGCAACCTTATAACAGGGTCTTTTTTTGGTTGGGTATATTGGAAACGTGGTTTGCTCGCAGCAATAATTGTACATGTTGTTTGGGATTTGGTCTTTCATGTGGTCAGCTCTCCCTACATGTGA
- a CDS encoding NAD(P)-dependent alcohol dehydrogenase, translated as MKAAIFTRYGAPEVIQVVDIEKPSPKPDEVLVKIEASSVTRADTMIRQGVPKFGRLFLGLIKPKNKALGTGFSGVVEAVGSQVTKFRIGSVVFGEKLFSEGSNAEYLCMSEDLVIAPKPKSISHSEAAPICDGFLTSYNFLKDIAKIKSGQHVLVNGASGSLGSAAIQLAKIMGAKVTGVCSAKNIDFVLALGADEVLDYTKVKLDELSCTYDVVYDTVGKLSYKTFKTLIGSNGLFMTPVLNVEVLWHMLWCPKKVKFAATGVKKTKELKRLFEELVQFFEQGKLYTNIDNTFKLSEIKYAHQYLETGRKVGNIVIVNS; from the coding sequence ATGAAAGCAGCCATTTTTACCCGCTACGGTGCGCCAGAAGTTATCCAGGTTGTTGATATAGAAAAACCATCACCAAAACCAGACGAGGTTTTAGTGAAAATCGAAGCATCTTCCGTAACTAGGGCCGATACCATGATTCGCCAAGGAGTCCCAAAATTTGGCAGATTATTTTTAGGACTCATCAAGCCAAAAAATAAGGCTTTGGGCACCGGGTTTTCTGGAGTTGTGGAAGCTGTAGGTTCGCAAGTCACCAAATTTAGGATAGGCAGTGTCGTTTTTGGCGAAAAATTGTTTAGCGAAGGGAGTAATGCAGAGTATTTATGTATGTCAGAAGATTTGGTAATTGCGCCTAAGCCTAAATCAATATCCCATTCTGAAGCTGCTCCGATTTGCGATGGTTTTTTAACCTCCTACAACTTTCTAAAAGATATAGCCAAAATAAAATCGGGTCAGCATGTTTTGGTCAATGGTGCTTCGGGGAGCTTGGGAAGCGCAGCCATACAATTGGCAAAGATAATGGGAGCGAAGGTTACAGGGGTCTGTAGTGCAAAGAACATTGATTTTGTGCTGGCGTTGGGAGCAGATGAAGTATTGGATTACACCAAAGTAAAACTGGACGAGCTTTCTTGTACATACGATGTTGTTTACGATACTGTTGGAAAATTATCGTATAAAACCTTTAAAACCCTTATAGGTTCCAATGGTCTTTTTATGACACCGGTATTGAACGTTGAGGTTCTATGGCATATGTTATGGTGTCCAAAGAAAGTAAAGTTTGCCGCAACGGGCGTAAAAAAGACCAAGGAGTTAAAACGGTTGTTCGAGGAATTGGTTCAATTTTTCGAACAGGGAAAACTATACACCAATATTGACAATACTTTTAAACTTTCCGAAATAAAATACGCACATCAATACTTGGAGACAGGTCGTAAAGTCGGGAACATTGTTATCGTAAATTCATAA
- a CDS encoding alpha/beta fold hydrolase encodes MLFKSPEGKSKILSLYNRKLQELNVGHSEKLVDTKFGKTNVVCVGDANLPPLVLIHGTGGCAPQILDSFPSLASQYCVYAVDVLAQPNKSAETRLDMKSLDYGKWLIEVIIKLRLTNVTLAGFSFGGLIALKALEYNQTPIKQVFLIAPVYIVNGNPIINVWKMFIPLKKFIKTNNQAYIKKVMDALFSEYDGFALVFMSTVFQNCNMDFSPLPVISKNRAKNIKTPISIFAAEQDIMFPGKKMIKRAKQIFPSLEEVVLLKGSKHVPNATDFKKIEQLIIDKSNS; translated from the coding sequence ATGTTATTTAAATCACCAGAGGGAAAATCAAAAATATTAAGTCTCTACAACAGAAAACTTCAAGAACTCAATGTCGGTCATTCAGAAAAATTAGTGGACACCAAGTTTGGCAAGACCAATGTTGTATGTGTCGGCGACGCCAACTTGCCACCACTTGTTTTAATACATGGTACGGGAGGCTGCGCCCCTCAGATTCTGGATTCCTTCCCTAGTTTAGCATCACAATATTGTGTGTATGCAGTAGATGTGCTCGCACAACCCAATAAAAGCGCTGAGACCAGATTGGACATGAAGTCTTTGGATTACGGTAAATGGCTTATTGAGGTAATTATAAAACTACGGTTGACCAATGTAACCTTGGCAGGTTTTTCCTTTGGGGGATTGATCGCGTTAAAAGCATTGGAGTATAACCAAACCCCGATCAAACAAGTGTTCTTGATTGCACCCGTTTATATTGTAAACGGCAATCCCATTATTAATGTATGGAAAATGTTTATTCCATTAAAAAAATTCATCAAAACAAACAATCAGGCATACATTAAAAAAGTAATGGACGCACTTTTTTCCGAATATGATGGTTTTGCATTGGTCTTTATGTCAACGGTATTTCAAAACTGCAATATGGACTTTTCGCCGCTACCTGTAATTTCTAAAAATCGGGCAAAGAACATAAAAACTCCCATCTCCATTTTTGCGGCAGAGCAGGACATTATGTTCCCCGGTAAAAAAATGATAAAAAGAGCCAAGCAGATATTCCCTTCTTTAGAAGAAGTTGTTTTATTAAAAGGTTCTAAACACGTGCCAAATGCAACAGATTTTAAAAAAATAGAACAGCTAATAATAGATAAAAGCAATTCATAA